ggtccCTGAAACGATGATCTATGAACTTGCATAGCCCGGGCGAAACGTCTTGTTGAAAAGACAGACTTTCAACCAAGTTTCCACCAACTTGAGCAGGTTTGTAGTCGCTCGGGATGAGGCCTAGTCGCCGAAACGTCCGTCGTGTCAACGGTTCCGACAATTTATGTCCGGTTTAGTTCAAATTTGACAGCAACTTCAATACCCATGCAGTAAAGCGCTGCTCGACCCCTCTAAGCGATTTACGATCGACGTACGGCAGATAGACATTTTCAACAGATTACAAGACGATCAAACAGATCATTTGACCGACtgcaatataattatatacacacTCTGGTATTTCAAATTGTCTGAACACATTGCAGTGCCCCACTTTTCGCTTTCACGGTAAGAACCTTATCCAGAGGGACTGCGCACAAGCTAGAATACAGATCTCTGCATACTCGCGCATGCCTAGTTATTTTGGGAGGAAGGCGTGAAAACTGGATGCAGATAAGCATCGTCTTCGGTGAGGTCGTTCAAGTGACTGACAGCTTCAACACTTGTTTGCACATTTGTAGTGCCACTCCCCATGTCGGAAGATGGTTTTGCAGTATTTTGACTAAAAGTTGGAGCTACTGGATGGAGGTAGTCATCGCACCCTGTCACTTTGTTTCCAACAGATTTGTTGCTTGGTTGGGACTTGTTGGTAGGGTCGGACTTGTTTGTTGGGTGGGACACGTTTGTAACGTGGAACTCTTCAGTAGGGTGGGACTTGCTGGTAGGGTGGGACTTGCTGGTAGGGTGGGAATCACTGGCTGGGTGGGACTTCTTGGTAGGGTAGGACTTGCTGGTAGAGTGAAACTTCTTGGCGGGATGAGACTCGTTCGTAATGTGGGTCTTCTGAGTAAGGTGGATATCAGCAACTTTCTCTTCACGCAGACTATCAGAGGATCGGCCGTATTGTGTTTCCGTCCTGTTTTCACGGACCGAGGAAATATCATGCAGATAGGCATCTGATCCAGTACGTTTTCGCAAGTCCGGAGCTTTTGAAAGCTTTGTTTTCGGAAGCATTGTGTACTGATATCGCTCTTCGCCCACACTGTCAGCCGACTGATCGCCTTGCTGTGAATCTGGAGAAgttaggtgtgtgtatgtgtcgtcTACGATGAAAACCTTCGAGTGTCGGCTTGACTGAAGATCGGCAGACAGCTGGTTTGTATCCACATCAGTCTGACACGGTGACTGAGTCTGCTGCTCATGAAGGGAAGGGGAAGAAATGGGATGGAGATATCCACCCTCGTCTGTTTGCTTGTCTACGCTGGTCTCAGACGGTTGAGTGCCACGCACGCCTGCGCGATCCGAGGGTCTTGATGACTTGCACTTATATTTAGTAAGACGCTGCGCAGGAAACTGCAAACGTGTTGTACATTCTTTTCGTTTTGGACAACGAGGAGGAACGGTACGCCCATCTGTATCTCCTTCAGCAGAGGGGTCGGTCTGGCTTTTTCTTCTAGAAAAGGGTCCGGGGGATGGACGAGGCTTTTTTACACCCATATCCGAAGTGGAAAGGGCATACGCATCATCATAATCGTCATCGTCAACACAACCAATTGACTGATCGTCTGTGGTGGTAGCCCCACCAGCCAGATGAGGATGTGAATCGTCTTCACTTGAGTCCGTCGACGGCTTGCTTGGCGATGGGAGAGTATGGTTTTCAGTGTCTCCGTTGTTGTGACTGTCGTCCGTCGAAGACGACTCATCGGAAGTCGACAGGCTGTTTTCAAACCGTATGGGTGGGGGTGCGGGAGGTCTGGAGTCAATGGAACGAAGATCtttagagagagaaagcaaaGTAGGTCGTAGGAGTTATGCCTGAGCgccaaacaaccaacaaaatcAAAGAACTtaaagagaaagcgagagaaagagggagagagaggagagagagcagacagacagacagagaggcggGGAGGGACTGAAAGAAGGGTGCTGACAGACAAGCACCAGAGCTGCTCTTTCAGGATAAAACATGGTACATGGCAGCTCGTTTACTCGGCTGATACATGTAACACATCAAACACAGCATGGACCACTTCATACTGCATACCTTATATTCTGCCAGACCGTTCTTCCAGCCCCTGCTATATCAAACCTACAATCCCAGCCCTACACAGCCATTATTTATCTCTGTATGTCTCACTTAATGTCATGGTAACCTAATATTTTACTTTCATTAttattcattttcattactttaatATCCCATTGCTgaaaaattcgggtcgcttctaATTGACGAAATccgaaataactctgtctggtCGGTGGGTTGTGactgaaagagtgaatacccttgccgtTTTGCTCGGACAAACAATGGAGAGGCCAATCACTAttggggtgtgtcggaaacacgtagacaggagcacgtgtgaagttatttgtccgagtaaaagcaatagtattcactctttcaccacccatacaaacccgacgtgCACACCCCAACAAGAGttgtgctacccaggtgtgtgcgggATCAGCCTACCTCTTCTTTGTCTTGAGCATACGGGTGGCCTTGGCAAAGGTTCGTCCGGAATTTCTTCATAGATGTGAGCTgcgctctgtctgtcttggAGGGGTATGGCGTGCTGGTTCCTCAGGTGGCTCTGTCGTTTGCCTGTCGACAAAACATTCTGCATCATTTAAGCTCACGCGCTTGTGATATAGCTGGTGGAGTTGCTCCAACATACACATAATATGTACGTGTCAATAAGCGTTTTGCTTGTTATCGTTCTATACATGAGTTGATTTTTGTGACCTAAATTATATATTTCTTTACATATTTATTTGTGGTTTTTACAATATACAGCTGTATATATAGCCTTACAAATAATTAAATGCTTCAACGAACATACACACGGGTGATTGTAGTACTCGAAAAAGAAGGAATGCACCTCCGGATtactcttgtcttgtctttatcattttcattaAACTTCAAGCGCCGAAGAAGGCATTTGTTTTACGGGTGATCGATGGCGGTCTCTGAAATCACAGAGATGTACTGAAAGAATACTTTGTCTTTACCTTTTTCTTTCAACTTCGAGCGCCGAAGAAGGCATTCGTTTTATGGATGATGGTAGTCTTCGAAATTACAGAGATGTCTTGAAGAAATTGTCTGTGTTTATGGGTTtgtttaaacttgttgtgccgAAGAAGGCATTTGTTTTACGGTGTATGGCGGTATTCGAAATCACAGGGTTGTACTGACGGAGAAGTCTGTATTTATCCTTTAATTCAAACTTTATGTGCCGAAGGAGGCACTTAATTGTTTCGACAAATTGTGTATTACACTTCCCGTTTGAACGTATCTGTTGAAAATACAAACGATTTCGATAACCTTCCCCATTAAGGATCTTCATGATTCGATATATAGGTTGTATACCTCTCTTTCTGAAGATGACAACAACGAAGACGACGATGAAGATGAAGCCATTAGCACCTAGCATGGAAACGCCAAACGGAACCAGGGTCAGACTGATGCCAATATCCATGCCATCTGTAATCATGTTTCATGTGATCATTATTTCGTTTAACAAGTTGATTGTTGATGAATTGATGTCATTGGTGGTTACCCAAGTTGATTGTTGATGAATTGATGTCGTTGATGGATATAAAAGGAAAGCAAGTAAAGAAGAaacgagagaaaaagagaaacaaagacagaaggaaataaataatgaagaataTCTTTGCCAAGTGGATTGCCCGATTTGTGGGTTCGAACCAATGGGAATGATACCAGACAGAGTGTAAAGGCACAGTGCGTGACATTCTAGTTAAACTACAGGCTTGAGTGCCATATAGccaaagaggtgtgtgtgtgtgtgtgtgtgtgtgggggggggttagtAGACGTGATGTTGCATTAAAATAGTatttaacaagaaattcctccgaggtaggaaaaacacccctgttggtcaaagggaaataaccattctcactgccagcaactgagaaggttatttccctttgaccattaatatgtccctctataagtccttgtagaatcttaatccaccaataactccctaaccgtgtgtttgactggtcccaatttttgtaaggaccgtctcaggaatgtatagaacatgttcaccaagtttggtgacgatcggtccgttcattcttgagatctatatgcgaacacaaacacacaaacaaacaaacaaacacatcgaccgaatcctatacacacccctataccgggggtgtaaagacggCTTGACCTTTTCTGATTTTAGCCTAACTATTTTTCACTCTAAATgaaagtgttccacttttgaacacgtGTTCTGCAACCAGTTTTCAACACAGTGTGACATGGTAAATACTCCTACTAGCAAAcgtagcacacatggtaaacactagtgttcagttgaaaaaagaaagaaaaaagtcaaATATAGTGCTTGATACATGTGCCAGTGTGTCATGCGAGAAAATAACTAACACAATGTGACAGTGTGCATACTTCTACTAACAAAAGTAACACACATGGTAAACCCTAGTGTTCAGttgaaaataaatacaaatgtaATGTTCCACACATTTACCAGTGTGTCATGCGAGGAGAAAACTAACCTGGAATGACTTTCAGTGTAACTTCAGTGTGATCTTCTCTGCCAACGCCATTGGATAGACACAGCCTCCACGTTCCAGAATCACTATCAGCTATGCTGCTTAGGACGACAGATAACGTGAAATCCGGGGGTGAACCCTTTACGAACATGTCCCTGTGGAAcgataaacaaaatgttacagacagaacacgccaacagaaaaacaagccaaaaaacaacaacaacaaaacaacaagtatTCAAGCGCATTTTAAATAATAGTGGTTTGAGAAAATGACATTAACGAGGCGTATCTTCATTCGGTGTCACAGGAAAGAGGACAAAGGGCTTGTGCAAGCTCGAGTGTGTTTTTCTGTCAGAAGCTGTGATAATGCTTCGAATTTTTGAGGTAAGTTACTGCAGCAATACTAACTCTTACTTGTGACACCTTTGGGTTTCATTTGAGTGTTTTCAGGTTCATAGACGCTGTTTCGGTCAATGGTTTGTGAATGTGATTGTTTTAGCACGGACAACATTTGTACTAAcagggtgcgtgtgtgtgtgtgtgtgtgtgtgtgtgtttaagactTGGCATTTGTTAGACAACTAGGTGATGAATCTGAGTAAGAGTTGAACAAACCCTGTGCAATCCCTCTCTGATGCAGATGACGTCACTTGCGACCCCAGTTTCGTCATCGAACACGTCAGACCGTCTGCTGTGAAGGATCTTACGCCAAGCTGCAACAGGGCGTTTTCACCTTCGTTCACTTCCAGCGTGGAGTTTTCCATGGCAGCTGTTAGCCTCAACGGACCTGTGACGGTATAAAGACTTCATGCTGATGAAAACTACAGGCATATGATaaatatacccccccccccccggtaacgagcagaaaaataaaaaccaatCGGTGATGTGGTAACTGAATCATGTTATGAAACAAATTACACTCGTTATCTGAGTATCATGCCATCAAAATATGTACCCTTTGTCATTTAATTTAGGATTAATTTCCAACCTATACAGAAGTGTGTCTGTGGGGGtatgtgcttgcgtgcatgcgtgcgtgcgtgcgtgagtgcgtgcgtgcgtgcttgtacgtgtgtgtgtacgtgcgtacgtgcgagcgtgtgtgtgcgtgtgtgtgtgcacgctcgTTTGTGTCTGTATCTTAGTATgtatcagtctgtctctctgtggcTGCGTATGCGACACCCGGATtcagagagggaggaggggggggggggggtagtcggGTTAGGTGCGAGTGAAGCAAAAAGAGAATCGTGGGAAAggaaattatgattacaatgtCGCTATCATCTGATTTGTATTCTATTTGAAAGTGACATAAATATGTCCTGTTTGTCCTCACGTTTTGTTTCTGTGAAACTGGGGTAAAGGTTTCAAGGCTAAAAAGTTTTCCCTGTAATGAAGTGTGTGCGCTTACGCATGCTTTTCCGCAGATAATACTAAGATATATTTTAGTCACAATAATCAACGCTTGCCTTTGAAAGAGCTTTTCTACAAATTGAAATAATTGAGAGGTTTTATGAACGTATGTTGAATCTGTTTATGAACTACttaaaaataaatattaaaATCGTTCTGTCTGTTTTAATTGAAGTGGTGGTTGTTGTGACAttgatggttgttgttgttgttgttgtcaaactGAGCTACTAACTTCTGAATCTTGAATCAGGGACAAGTTATGTATTTCTGccgggtgagagagagagagagagagagagagagagagacgacagacagacgacagacatacagatagacagaggcagacattcaaagacagagagacaagttAAGTATGTATTTCTGGTGGGAAACAGAAAAAgggagacagacatatagagacagagagctttttaacctgtctctctgtcagcgCATGTATCTTTGTAAATGCTTTGACTAACAGTCATTacgagttatttctaatatgctgactgttagcaaatgataataGACATGTTGAGAAAATGGATTATCAGCATAAGCCgaaggcgaatgctgatattatttttttttagacatgtctgttatcatttgctaacagtcagcatattagaaacaaCGGTTTTAATACCGTCCATTTCACTGGGCCAAAACAAATTTTGAGGCGACACCGCGAATTAGacggaacagccgcaatgggaactgggTCGCTCTTATCTAATTATGCCTGTCAATCAAagcattctcgtgacctgggtccgCCAATCAGAGTCGctcacctgacgtgatgaatattcacaggtcaaatgcgttcaTACAAccatctcacaagataaaccatgtatgtattgtatgggaagatttatatagcgcttgacgttctctaagcgctttacatattaatttctgccgtgtgagatggaattttcaACACAAtctatcacgcattcacatcggccagcaaacctcaagcctattagggcgagcattcacctttcacggcctttattccaagtcacacgggtatttggtggacatttttatctatgcctatacgattttgccaggaaagacccttttgtcaatcgtgggatctttaacgtgcacaccccaatgtagtgtacacgaatgttgaacatgcgtttcagtTGCTTCGATATCTCTTGTCAATCTGAGGGCGATAGATTTCGATGCAACATCAGAGAGAAAGGAAATGACGTGAAGATAAATTTCACGTAAATTAAGTGATGCAATTTCACTTGAATCGTCAGAACTTTAACATTGATGTTTTGAAGTGAGTGGGGTCGGCATTGCAAACGCAGAGGTGGTGCCATGCCGTTCTGTGAAGCGCCCACCGACAAAACGGgctttttggtatttttttagataaagagtaTAGTaactgacagcatttgaagtgtcattctcagggccggaccaaatgagttgtaagggggggtgtcctccttttttgggggggaaatcagcgaagtggcgaagccacaagcgcgcgcctgcaaagcaggcgcgcgaactaggggggtccgggggcatgctcccccggaaaatttttgaaaaacggttaaaatctgtgcaatctggtgcattctgggccttgttttgagggttaagagcagcattgttttggttgttagagacacacacaaaatgtatttaaaaaaaataaaaataaaaataaaaaacactcaaagcaaggtacatgctttttccaggggtggggttccggaacccctggaaccccccccccccccccccccctgggtccggccctgattctttagaataagtcacgctgatattgttagtTCCAATGTTTACTTTGCCTTGTTGATTGTAAGCATGATAAACAAAAacggtccctgcctgaacgttttaacatttagagggtcacctagaatcagtcctgattggtcaacaagcggacgggcgcagtggcgtggtggtaagacgtcggcctcctaatcgggaggtcg
This region of Littorina saxatilis isolate snail1 linkage group LG8, US_GU_Lsax_2.0, whole genome shotgun sequence genomic DNA includes:
- the LOC138974615 gene encoding dentin sialophosphoprotein-like, with product MFVKGSPPDFTLSVVLSSIADSDSGTWRLCLSNGVGREDHTEVTLKVIPDGMDIGISLTLVPFGVSMLGANGFIFIVVFVVVIFRKRGKRQSHLRNQHAIPLQDRQSAAHIYEEIPDEPLPRPPVCSRQRRDLRSIDSRPPAPPPIRFENSLSTSDESSSTDDSHNNGDTENHTLPSPSKPSTDSSEDDSHPHLAGGATTTDDQSIGCVDDDDYDDAYALSTSDMGVKKPRPSPGPFSRRKSQTDPSAEGDTDGRTVPPRCPKRKECTTRLQFPAQRLTKYKCKSSRPSDRAGVRGTQPSETSVDKQTDEGGYLHPISSPSLHEQQTQSPCQTDVDTNQLSADLQSSRHSKVFIVDDTYTHLTSPDSQQGDQSADSVGEERYQYTMLPKTKLSKAPDLRKRTGSDAYLHDISSVRENRTETQYGRSSDSLREEKVADIHLTQKTHITNESHPAKKFHSTSKSYPTKKSHPASDSHPTSKSHPTSKSHPTEEFHVTNVSHPTNKSDPTNKSQPSNKSVGNKVTGCDDYLHPVAPTFSQNTAKPSSDMGSGTTNVQTSVEAVSHLNDLTEDDAYLHPVFTPSSQNN